A single window of Rubripirellula lacrimiformis DNA harbors:
- a CDS encoding PAAR domain-containing protein, protein MPPAARLTDPHSCNSVTGVVPHVGGPIDGPGAATVLIGGLPAAIVGDMATCSGPPDTLIAGSATVMINQVPAVRVGDPTEHGGTIDAGAPDVMIGG, encoded by the coding sequence ATGCCTCCAGCAGCACGCTTGACTGACCCGCACAGCTGCAACTCGGTTACCGGCGTTGTGCCGCACGTGGGCGGTCCGATTGACGGCCCCGGTGCGGCGACAGTCCTGATCGGTGGACTGCCAGCTGCGATCGTTGGCGACATGGCCACCTGCAGCGGGCCCCCGGACACACTCATTGCAGGGTCCGCGACCGTGATGATCAATCAGGTTCCCGCGGTGCGAGTGGGTGACCCGACGGAACACGGCGGTACGATCGATGCCGGCGCCCCGGACGTGATGATCGGTGGATAG
- the tssG gene encoding type VI secretion system baseplate subunit TssG — protein MPTTKPSTDAPTATNPIDWDQRVAGAIDHSVHQLDFFQAIRRIEGLSESLPRIGHARQADQEAVRIRQTTALDFAPSTIDRIDSRADGRALLSQRFFGLLGPGGPMPLHMTETVRNETRHQSDPALEAFLNLFHHRMATLFYRAWSSSRGAVQRDRPDQDRFASYVGAISGGMPLPGQAPESTDRLFFSGRFSTSHRNAEGLAAVVSATIHADAKVKTFQLRNLRLESEDLTLLTCSATAQGRGGRLGRSVVLGRSVPDRRSMIDLDIGPIAFDLFQTLLPGGSGHRELSRLIRSYVDPGLDCRVRLILDRCTIPRMSLGRTGSAGHIGSLGRSAWIHSRQPKSDAGDCQFII, from the coding sequence ATGCCAACCACGAAACCTTCGACCGACGCGCCAACCGCGACGAATCCAATCGACTGGGACCAACGTGTCGCCGGAGCGATCGATCATTCGGTTCACCAGCTCGACTTCTTTCAAGCGATCCGGCGAATTGAAGGATTGTCTGAATCGTTGCCACGGATCGGCCACGCGCGACAGGCCGATCAGGAAGCCGTTCGGATTCGTCAAACGACCGCACTTGATTTTGCACCCTCGACGATTGACCGCATCGACTCCCGTGCCGATGGCAGAGCCCTTCTGAGCCAACGGTTCTTTGGACTGCTGGGGCCCGGCGGCCCGATGCCGCTGCACATGACCGAAACGGTGCGGAACGAAACCCGGCACCAAAGCGATCCGGCCCTTGAAGCGTTCTTGAACCTGTTCCATCATCGCATGGCCACGTTGTTCTATCGCGCTTGGAGCAGCAGTCGAGGCGCGGTCCAGCGAGACAGACCGGACCAAGACCGATTTGCTTCATACGTCGGTGCGATCTCGGGCGGCATGCCGTTGCCAGGACAAGCCCCCGAATCAACCGACCGGCTGTTTTTCAGCGGACGGTTTTCAACCTCGCATCGCAACGCCGAAGGCCTTGCCGCCGTGGTTTCGGCGACAATCCATGCCGACGCGAAGGTCAAAACGTTCCAACTGAGGAACCTGCGTCTGGAATCCGAGGATCTAACCCTCCTGACTTGCAGCGCGACCGCGCAGGGGCGAGGCGGAAGACTAGGCCGCAGCGTTGTCCTGGGACGATCAGTCCCAGACCGCCGGTCGATGATCGATCTGGACATTGGCCCCATTGCGTTTGATCTGTTCCAAACACTGTTGCCCGGTGGATCGGGACATCGTGAACTGAGTCGACTGATTCGCAGCTACGTCGACCCCGGACTCGATTGCCGAGTTCGACTGATCTTGGATCGTTGCACCATTCCAAGAATGTCCTTGGGGCGAACCGGATCCGCTGGACATATCGGTTCCCTTGGCCGCAGCGCGTGGATCCACAGCAGGCAACCGAAATCGGACGCTGGCGACTGCCAGTTCATCATCTAA
- the tssF gene encoding type VI secretion system baseplate subunit TssF — protein sequence MEAQFLDHYNRELGYLRELGAEFAQEYPAVAGRLGMDEFACADPFVERLLEGFAFLAARVHRRLDSEFPQLTGGLLQSIYPHYTRPIPAAAVVEIHPDPDEGSLVDGYRLPRGSRLQGPTSHASPTPCRFETTADLDLWPIKITDVELIERGSANTRPLPSVLGGPEVRSGLRITLETTGGVPMSALKMDRLPIHLRGGEIAHQLLELLVAHTTSIAVGQTESGRWDRLDRSALSAGGFDDSESLLPDEPRSFSGYRLLQEYFLLPEKFLFVNIEGLSTAIATANGKQIEIVIGLGESERELASRLAREHFALHCVPAINLFKKRADRVQISEAKSEHQLLVDRSRPMDFEIWSVQQLLGHGRTPLQEVEFLPLYAPPTNMAARHQHAAYYTLDRRPRQPSTNQREYGHRSSYLGTEVYVTLTDSNQAPSRHPIRQLSSTVYCTNRDLAMLKPASGWRDAFTLDGPGPVASISCLTGPTTPRQPLTTEDGETCWRLVNHLTSNFLSLCDRAKQSDKVGTESDQRGRSAAALLRQMLYLYCPADLPATRRQVDGILSVTNEAVTRQLPFDGPIVHGRGVHLDLELDEAAFEGGGAFLMGAVLDQFMARFVSLNSFTQTTIRTPSRGRVHRWPVRTGTISMI from the coding sequence ATGGAAGCCCAATTCCTAGACCACTACAACCGCGAACTCGGCTATCTGCGCGAGTTAGGCGCCGAGTTTGCGCAAGAGTATCCAGCGGTTGCGGGTCGATTGGGGATGGACGAATTCGCCTGCGCGGATCCCTTTGTCGAACGACTGCTAGAGGGGTTTGCGTTTCTCGCAGCCCGAGTACACCGGCGTCTGGATTCCGAATTTCCACAGCTGACCGGCGGATTACTGCAATCGATCTATCCGCACTACACCCGCCCCATTCCGGCGGCTGCGGTTGTCGAAATCCATCCCGATCCTGACGAGGGCTCGTTGGTCGACGGCTACCGGTTACCACGCGGATCGCGTCTGCAGGGGCCCACCAGCCATGCATCCCCGACGCCTTGCCGTTTTGAAACGACCGCTGATCTGGATTTGTGGCCGATCAAAATCACGGACGTCGAATTGATCGAGCGAGGGTCCGCCAACACACGGCCGCTGCCATCCGTGCTGGGCGGACCTGAAGTTCGATCGGGTCTTCGGATCACGCTGGAAACGACTGGTGGCGTTCCCATGTCCGCCCTGAAGATGGATCGATTGCCTATTCATCTACGCGGTGGCGAAATTGCCCATCAATTGCTGGAACTGCTGGTAGCCCACACGACATCCATTGCCGTCGGACAAACAGAATCAGGGCGTTGGGATCGACTCGATCGATCAGCACTATCGGCCGGAGGATTTGACGACAGCGAATCGCTTTTACCGGATGAACCACGGTCGTTTTCGGGATACCGACTGCTTCAAGAGTATTTCCTGCTTCCCGAAAAGTTCTTGTTCGTCAACATCGAAGGACTATCCACGGCCATCGCGACAGCCAATGGGAAACAGATCGAGATCGTCATCGGCTTGGGCGAATCCGAACGAGAACTGGCGAGCCGACTTGCGCGAGAACACTTCGCGCTGCACTGCGTGCCCGCCATCAACTTGTTCAAAAAGCGAGCCGATCGAGTTCAAATTTCCGAAGCGAAATCGGAACACCAACTCTTGGTCGACCGTAGTCGACCGATGGATTTCGAGATTTGGTCCGTCCAACAATTGCTTGGTCATGGAAGAACACCGCTGCAAGAAGTCGAATTTTTGCCGCTGTACGCGCCGCCGACCAACATGGCGGCTCGCCACCAACATGCCGCCTACTACACGCTCGATCGACGTCCCCGACAACCGTCAACGAACCAACGCGAATACGGGCATCGGTCGTCCTATTTAGGCACCGAGGTTTACGTCACGTTGACCGATTCGAATCAGGCACCTTCGCGACACCCGATCCGCCAACTGTCGTCAACGGTGTACTGCACCAACCGTGACCTGGCGATGCTGAAACCCGCATCGGGATGGCGCGACGCGTTCACATTGGATGGTCCGGGCCCGGTCGCCTCGATCTCCTGTTTGACCGGTCCCACGACGCCGCGACAGCCATTGACCACCGAAGACGGTGAAACCTGTTGGCGATTGGTCAACCATTTGACGTCCAACTTTTTATCCCTTTGCGACCGCGCAAAACAATCGGACAAAGTGGGAACCGAGAGCGATCAACGAGGACGATCCGCGGCCGCCTTGTTGCGACAGATGCTGTATCTGTATTGCCCTGCGGATTTGCCTGCCACACGACGTCAGGTCGACGGCATCCTCTCGGTCACCAACGAAGCGGTCACTCGGCAGTTGCCGTTCGACGGCCCCATCGTGCACGGCCGTGGCGTTCACTTAGACCTAGAACTTGACGAAGCCGCTTTCGAAGGCGGCGGCGCGTTCCTGATGGGCGCGGTGCTGGATCAATTCATGGCCCGTTTCGTCTCACTCAACAGCTTTACCCAGACGACAATTCGAACCCCGTCGCGAGGCCGTGTCCATCGCTGGCCCGTACGGACGGGAACCATTTCGATGATCTAG
- the tssI gene encoding type VI secretion system tip protein TssI/VgrG has translation MPITQENRSIAISTPLGQDVLIVNHLSWSEQLGQPFQGLLQLASTDGDINPTDLLKQPVSIQVGKVDETPFYLHGYATQLAQAGLRSGMFEYHLTLAPWFELLRHVGGSQIFQQQSVVDIAKAVIDARGFTAELEDRLTQTYRQRAYCVQYAESDFHFLSRLFEEEGIYYFFEYANDAHTMVLCDDVSAHQAVDSLDSLPYHELDSGSTETCVSNFSRQRHFCTASYVLRDYDFQKPRAEMTVRQNAADTNSEWQWYEFPGRFFETDDGQHYARVLTEAAVARQEKATVNVSTGKISAGDLLTITSHPTDALNQEYLITGRHIQASAGDVGVGSASATASFNGQLHVQPSSIPYRSIRETPRPPMPGPQIATVVGPDGEEIWTDSFGRIKIQFAWDIVGAGDDSSSCWIRVTQPWTGKGWGAASIPRVGEEVIVAFLDGDVDRPIVTGRVFNADRMPPEELASGQAKTVFRTRSTKDGDVDCFHELTFDDTKDAELIYLHSERDFQRVVENNDSLTVGSEKQDSGDQSIEIYNDQNIKVGVGSGSGSQTTEIGQDRSTTIDAGDDTLTIQQGDRTVTAESGSITIEANTSITLKCGESIIQITPSGISIQASQIDITAEAQANIAAPEINATADAALALSGGATTDLTSDGQLTVQGAIVQIN, from the coding sequence ATGCCCATCACGCAAGAAAACCGATCGATCGCCATCAGCACACCTCTGGGACAGGATGTGCTGATCGTGAACCATCTGTCTTGGTCCGAACAACTGGGGCAACCGTTCCAGGGGTTGCTGCAATTGGCTAGTACCGACGGTGATATCAACCCAACCGATCTGTTGAAGCAACCTGTCTCGATCCAAGTCGGCAAGGTCGACGAAACGCCGTTTTACCTGCATGGGTACGCCACTCAACTTGCCCAAGCGGGTCTTCGAAGCGGCATGTTCGAATACCATTTGACGCTTGCGCCATGGTTCGAACTGCTTCGACACGTCGGTGGATCCCAGATTTTCCAACAGCAGTCGGTCGTCGATATCGCCAAAGCGGTGATTGACGCACGCGGATTTACCGCAGAACTAGAAGATCGCCTGACACAGACCTATCGTCAACGCGCGTACTGCGTGCAGTATGCCGAATCGGACTTCCACTTTCTAAGCCGGTTGTTCGAAGAAGAAGGCATCTACTATTTCTTTGAGTACGCCAACGACGCGCACACGATGGTTCTGTGTGACGACGTCAGTGCCCATCAAGCAGTCGATTCACTCGATTCGCTGCCGTATCATGAACTTGATTCGGGCAGCACCGAAACATGTGTGTCCAACTTTTCCAGGCAACGCCATTTCTGTACCGCATCGTACGTTTTGCGTGACTATGATTTCCAAAAGCCACGCGCGGAAATGACGGTTCGGCAAAACGCGGCGGACACCAACAGCGAATGGCAATGGTATGAATTTCCGGGCCGATTCTTCGAAACTGACGATGGCCAGCACTACGCACGTGTCTTGACCGAAGCGGCAGTCGCACGCCAAGAAAAGGCCACCGTCAATGTTTCGACGGGCAAGATCTCGGCCGGCGATTTGCTGACCATCACGTCGCATCCCACCGATGCCCTGAATCAAGAATATCTGATCACAGGTCGTCACATCCAAGCCAGTGCGGGGGATGTAGGCGTGGGCAGCGCCAGTGCCACGGCGTCATTCAACGGGCAATTGCATGTCCAACCCTCGTCGATTCCCTATCGATCGATCCGAGAGACCCCGCGTCCACCGATGCCCGGTCCGCAAATCGCAACCGTCGTTGGACCGGACGGCGAAGAGATTTGGACCGATTCGTTTGGCCGCATCAAAATCCAGTTCGCTTGGGACATCGTCGGCGCCGGCGACGACAGCAGTTCATGTTGGATTCGCGTGACGCAGCCCTGGACCGGCAAAGGTTGGGGGGCCGCGTCGATCCCCCGTGTCGGCGAAGAAGTCATCGTTGCGTTTTTGGACGGGGATGTGGATCGTCCGATCGTGACCGGCCGTGTCTTCAATGCCGACCGGATGCCACCCGAAGAATTAGCGTCTGGACAAGCGAAAACGGTCTTCCGTACACGCAGCACCAAAGATGGTGACGTCGATTGTTTCCATGAACTGACCTTCGATGACACCAAAGATGCAGAGTTGATCTATCTGCATAGCGAACGTGATTTCCAACGCGTCGTCGAAAACAATGATTCATTGACGGTCGGTTCCGAAAAGCAAGACTCGGGTGACCAGTCGATCGAAATCTACAATGACCAAAATATCAAAGTCGGCGTGGGTAGCGGTAGCGGAAGCCAGACGACAGAGATCGGCCAGGATCGATCAACCACCATTGATGCGGGCGACGATACGCTAACGATCCAACAAGGTGACCGGACCGTGACCGCAGAGAGCGGTTCCATCACGATCGAAGCAAACACATCGATCACGCTGAAATGCGGTGAATCGATCATCCAAATCACTCCCTCGGGCATCTCCATCCAAGCTTCGCAAATTGACATCACGGCCGAAGCCCAAGCCAACATCGCGGCACCGGAAATCAATGCAACCGCCGACGCAGCGCTCGCGCTCAGTGGCGGCGCGACGACCGACCTCACTTCCGATGGACAACTGACCGTGCAAGGAGCCATCGTCCAAATCAACTAA
- a CDS encoding carboxypeptidase regulatory-like domain-containing protein translates to MHNSIVSTELPNADPKLKDWRTVQNRSRSSLRAKILVTTAMAAIIGVFLFAVWRPLITPQISVISIGPAQSPKSSDGSKLPAQIVAIQSLEAFQAFARSVPTSQVFPTQSFSDSTSLLDQDDVSKQPKIIHITGVASVVDDRPTLSPAESESGMRPATLDIADLIHRLAQSRSPSIILVDVIEDESDSISRLPEITAWHFSRCIDRQISQLHDAKVMVITHHSLVKPNLDDPTSRSVNLASGNLASGNLASGNLASGNLASGNSSSGNSAALSPLTQLAIEGFRPPADTNHDGIISVAEWSHVVCPVGGGKQATSATHSFSSTNRSTWKQVVLSPVQPIVPTADAKPSANSDNKPIAKTDAIATSEPAATPPIGEPKIQIDVTAPTLALATAMLADGLGTNSTEEAQQVIVQLRSLLNADAAESDAIKWAASPLIQSATWDEVVWTRLVLSCDVPWPLKQDLIKCRIIANELAIHQEPRQWFANDWQNLQWNRLDAERSLMSPVRGNNTRFVSDQTADALQGYRKMQQDVRSINQATQVCAKIVSNIPRLVASPIHARTPTDDSVCQLLHDTIELQSWLAAQTGSSIHHCTALIQSIQKRKQQYAVQWSETDDSWTADSSVSPLTGIDSGFIETTRTRIARSTLAAQVLLAGAPNSDASLAHLQRDSKLAIDALSSSSYSESQIISSVDQYRRSFSDLGWRTDKPNAETAAANARDAKNIRWSRILNALANDTCELAADSTLSERQQWTDANTRYQRIALAMGLSTPRRLQSDYQLDVTMRGSLALSDRISIEVAVKASSDLPSQGILEVEFDGDWLQVDMSSKDSTPLASRMVGDSAYQTVAAQRVKRSRSTPPSLATPSATIEVQRSAFLHQSSQHEDAAINVRWITDDDIYRTAIPLQLPLADIVAMTLGHDHPSVTASTAKGSSQWIMHANRDRHQHLWLQAMHPQTKSVKVRLLAWPEPTSQLPPTMNTVEKQRWFSSRTSPVELAVHPGLAVHTSEPTKIMFPAAKLDPLAPPIKVGSLWCEVTDDENDVVQMIDLSPRVYRPASLIQPQVSFDHDSQLVDVSIQAMDSVTDATQVHVEVFDLRNQRVIASGDMMVAPKSHVQKSYSAAGCDGHAFGVRVLTDQWPSAFVFHVAGDHSELGLSPSDANASVSIHIPSSNREPFVVPKSAKTVDAIVWVDISDEQFRYGSDQLTLGFDLNGDRYLVDEPSVAVTTPTAIEFIWAGVNPEGAAGLYSQVQPHPLSVPVGLVHNRRVPLIACLQRGDQTIWSNSLTAVFDSLPPKVKEVQIQSPLPSVLGKPVVVEVLIDDAGLSDAASIRAGWATAGQQEFTADVKPLVGQRVGDQHWAIIAPTAALAAGTHTLLVQATDAAGNLGIVKTIAMEIRSESEWIATRQSESTAVRGKIAFVTRPVAGMKVALTRKQIPQPDSSDEKQDNPSEKADEQASQTSNLTQEVLTDSAGNFVFPQVQAGDYELTLEGLYQGMKYVKSVRVAVKPPQPSNISTIRID, encoded by the coding sequence ATGCACAACAGTATCGTCTCCACCGAACTTCCAAACGCCGATCCCAAGCTGAAGGATTGGCGAACTGTCCAGAACAGATCACGGTCATCGCTGCGCGCCAAGATTCTCGTAACAACGGCCATGGCGGCCATCATCGGCGTCTTCTTGTTCGCTGTTTGGCGACCTCTGATCACTCCCCAAATCAGCGTGATCTCGATTGGCCCCGCCCAATCGCCAAAGTCGTCCGACGGGTCCAAACTGCCGGCACAGATCGTAGCGATCCAATCACTCGAAGCATTCCAAGCATTCGCTCGGTCGGTTCCGACATCGCAAGTCTTCCCGACGCAGTCGTTTTCCGATTCGACGTCGTTGTTGGATCAGGACGATGTTTCGAAACAGCCCAAAATCATTCACATCACCGGTGTCGCATCGGTGGTCGATGATCGCCCCACTCTTTCGCCTGCGGAATCCGAATCGGGCATGCGTCCAGCCACGCTCGACATCGCGGATCTGATCCATCGTTTAGCACAATCGAGATCTCCGTCGATCATTTTGGTGGATGTGATTGAAGATGAAAGCGATTCCATCAGCCGCCTGCCTGAGATCACCGCGTGGCATTTTTCGCGTTGCATCGATCGCCAGATCTCTCAGTTGCACGACGCCAAAGTGATGGTCATCACACACCATTCGCTGGTGAAGCCGAACCTAGACGATCCAACTTCGCGGTCAGTCAACTTGGCTTCGGGCAACTTGGCTTCGGGCAACTTGGCTTCGGGCAACTTGGCTTCGGGCAACTTGGCTTCGGGCAACTCAAGTTCGGGCAATTCAGCGGCACTCTCACCACTGACTCAGTTGGCGATCGAAGGATTTCGGCCGCCCGCTGATACCAATCATGACGGAATCATCTCAGTCGCCGAGTGGTCGCATGTTGTCTGCCCGGTCGGCGGCGGCAAACAGGCAACCAGCGCGACTCATTCCTTTTCGTCCACAAACCGATCCACCTGGAAACAGGTCGTGTTGTCGCCCGTACAACCGATCGTTCCAACGGCGGACGCGAAGCCCTCCGCGAACAGCGACAACAAACCAATCGCGAAAACGGACGCCATCGCGACATCGGAACCCGCAGCCACACCTCCCATTGGTGAACCCAAGATTCAGATAGACGTCACCGCACCGACATTGGCGTTAGCGACAGCGATGCTAGCCGATGGCCTAGGCACCAACAGCACGGAAGAAGCCCAACAGGTCATCGTGCAATTGCGATCGCTGCTGAATGCCGACGCTGCCGAATCCGACGCTATCAAGTGGGCCGCGTCGCCTCTGATCCAATCCGCGACATGGGACGAAGTTGTTTGGACACGATTGGTTTTGTCATGCGATGTCCCTTGGCCCTTGAAGCAAGACCTGATCAAGTGCCGGATCATCGCCAACGAACTTGCAATCCACCAGGAACCGCGCCAGTGGTTTGCCAACGACTGGCAAAATTTGCAATGGAATCGACTGGACGCTGAACGAAGCTTGATGAGTCCTGTTCGCGGCAATAACACTAGGTTTGTGTCCGATCAGACCGCGGACGCGCTGCAGGGTTATCGGAAAATGCAGCAGGATGTCCGCTCGATCAACCAAGCAACCCAGGTATGCGCAAAGATTGTTTCCAACATTCCCCGGCTTGTCGCATCGCCAATCCATGCACGAACGCCAACCGACGACAGCGTCTGTCAACTGTTGCACGACACGATCGAACTTCAATCTTGGCTGGCAGCTCAAACGGGCAGTTCGATCCATCACTGCACTGCCTTGATCCAATCGATCCAGAAACGAAAACAGCAATACGCGGTCCAGTGGAGTGAAACCGACGACTCGTGGACGGCAGATTCCAGCGTTTCGCCGCTGACGGGAATCGATAGCGGTTTCATCGAAACGACCCGTACGCGAATCGCTCGATCGACGTTGGCAGCACAAGTCTTGCTGGCTGGCGCCCCAAACTCCGACGCATCACTTGCCCACCTGCAACGCGATTCGAAACTTGCGATCGACGCACTGTCGAGTTCGTCCTATTCCGAATCCCAAATCATTTCCAGCGTCGACCAATACCGTCGATCGTTCAGTGATCTTGGTTGGCGAACCGACAAACCGAATGCCGAAACAGCAGCCGCCAACGCCCGCGATGCCAAAAACATCCGATGGTCGCGGATTCTAAATGCGCTGGCCAACGACACCTGCGAACTTGCCGCCGATTCGACTCTATCGGAACGTCAACAATGGACCGACGCGAACACTCGCTATCAACGGATCGCGTTGGCGATGGGGCTCAGCACACCGCGTAGGTTGCAGTCGGACTATCAATTGGATGTCACGATGCGAGGATCATTGGCTTTGTCGGATCGCATTTCGATCGAGGTAGCGGTCAAGGCCTCCTCGGATCTCCCAAGCCAAGGAATTTTGGAAGTGGAGTTCGATGGCGACTGGCTGCAAGTGGACATGTCGTCCAAGGACTCGACTCCCCTTGCGAGTCGAATGGTGGGCGATTCAGCTTACCAAACCGTCGCGGCACAGCGTGTAAAACGCTCTCGTTCCACGCCGCCATCGCTGGCCACGCCGTCCGCGACCATCGAAGTTCAACGATCCGCGTTTCTTCATCAGAGCAGCCAGCACGAAGATGCCGCCATTAATGTCCGCTGGATTACCGACGACGATATCTATCGCACGGCGATACCGCTGCAGTTGCCATTGGCGGACATCGTCGCAATGACGCTGGGCCATGATCATCCATCGGTCACAGCATCGACCGCAAAGGGATCATCCCAGTGGATCATGCACGCCAACCGAGATCGGCATCAGCATCTGTGGTTGCAAGCGATGCATCCGCAAACAAAGTCCGTGAAGGTGCGTTTACTTGCCTGGCCAGAACCGACAAGCCAACTGCCCCCGACGATGAACACGGTTGAAAAACAACGCTGGTTTTCATCTCGCACCTCCCCCGTCGAACTTGCCGTCCACCCGGGACTGGCCGTTCACACATCCGAGCCGACGAAGATCATGTTTCCGGCCGCCAAGCTAGATCCGCTTGCGCCGCCGATCAAGGTGGGATCACTGTGGTGCGAAGTGACCGACGATGAAAACGACGTCGTTCAAATGATCGATCTAAGTCCACGCGTCTATCGCCCCGCTTCGCTGATCCAGCCCCAAGTTTCATTCGACCATGATTCGCAACTGGTCGATGTTTCGATTCAGGCGATGGATTCGGTGACGGATGCGACACAGGTGCATGTCGAAGTGTTCGACCTCCGAAACCAACGCGTGATTGCCAGCGGCGACATGATGGTTGCCCCGAAATCGCATGTTCAAAAATCCTATTCGGCCGCCGGTTGCGATGGTCACGCCTTTGGCGTTCGCGTGCTGACCGACCAATGGCCAAGTGCATTTGTGTTTCACGTCGCCGGCGACCACAGCGAACTGGGGCTATCACCATCGGATGCAAACGCATCTGTATCGATTCATATCCCGAGTTCGAATCGCGAACCGTTCGTTGTTCCCAAGAGCGCCAAAACGGTCGATGCGATCGTTTGGGTCGACATCAGCGACGAACAATTTCGATACGGTTCGGATCAACTAACACTGGGATTTGACCTCAATGGTGATCGGTATCTTGTCGACGAACCCTCCGTCGCAGTCACCACACCCACCGCCATCGAATTTATTTGGGCAGGTGTCAATCCAGAGGGTGCCGCAGGACTGTACAGTCAGGTTCAACCGCATCCATTGTCGGTCCCGGTGGGCTTGGTCCACAACCGGCGAGTGCCGCTGATCGCATGCCTGCAGCGTGGCGATCAGACGATCTGGAGCAATTCGTTGACAGCGGTGTTCGATTCGCTGCCTCCGAAGGTCAAAGAGGTTCAGATTCAGTCTCCGCTGCCGTCGGTGCTTGGGAAACCAGTCGTCGTCGAAGTGTTGATCGACGATGCGGGCCTCAGTGACGCCGCGTCGATCCGGGCGGGATGGGCAACCGCCGGTCAGCAGGAGTTCACCGCCGATGTAAAGCCGCTGGTAGGACAAAGAGTTGGCGATCAGCACTGGGCTATCATCGCACCCACGGCCGCATTGGCAGCGGGGACACACACCTTGCTGGTCCAAGCAACCGACGCGGCAGGCAACCTTGGCATTGTGAAGACGATCGCGATGGAAATCCGCAGCGAATCCGAGTGGATCGCTACGCGACAGTCTGAATCCACAGCCGTTCGCGGCAAAATCGCCTTTGTGACGCGGCCGGTGGCCGGAATGAAAGTCGCTCTGACTCGCAAACAGATCCCGCAGCCGGACAGTTCGGACGAAAAGCAAGACAATCCGAGCGAAAAAGCAGACGAACAAGCCTCACAAACGTCGAATCTAACCCAAGAGGTCCTGACAGACTCGGCAGGCAACTTCGTGTTTCCCCAAGTGCAGGCCGGCGATTACGAACTGACGCTTGAAGGTCTCTACCAGGGCATGAAGTACGTCAAAAGCGTACGGGTTGCGGTAAAACCACCGCAACCTTCCAACATCTCCACGATCCGCATCGATTGA
- a CDS encoding DUF6931 family protein, whose product MPLLLTAHPDNQPDRRLLLRVGQEARVGSSEWVELSIAGDDAIASEHFVVRCGSDATVEVLDDQHTLLVNGDNIDQLTLTDRSDQTTEFFAGRTAFSLSWFPDLVESVPKPADRDVDLTPDIVDERCQILDVAKSMKLSEAAIGLVNSPERVTLFLQRLIEAELHDDAVRFIAGTLPATDAVHWAMHASGVNAAAEPSVIDAVTAWTASAAEIDRCVVRDQLSACRPCHVAKWIAKAVVFSGGSIAPEGQPIIVPPKHLCGIAILTAHRWALAAATDRTAAINQWLDLGTSAIQRLHTDETAPTIPGDR is encoded by the coding sequence ATGCCACTGCTGCTGACCGCCCACCCCGACAACCAACCCGATCGACGGTTGCTTTTGCGTGTCGGTCAAGAAGCACGCGTGGGCAGCAGCGAATGGGTGGAACTTAGCATCGCCGGTGACGACGCCATCGCGTCCGAGCACTTTGTGGTCCGCTGTGGCTCGGACGCTACTGTCGAAGTACTGGACGATCAACACACACTATTGGTCAATGGTGACAACATCGACCAATTGACTTTGACCGACCGCAGCGATCAGACCACCGAATTTTTCGCCGGCCGCACCGCCTTTTCGCTCAGCTGGTTTCCCGATCTCGTTGAATCGGTGCCAAAGCCCGCCGATCGTGACGTGGATTTGACTCCTGACATCGTCGACGAACGTTGTCAGATATTGGACGTGGCCAAATCCATGAAGCTTTCCGAAGCTGCCATCGGGTTGGTGAATTCACCAGAACGGGTCACTCTGTTTCTGCAGCGGCTGATCGAGGCCGAACTCCACGACGACGCAGTCCGTTTCATTGCCGGTACCTTGCCTGCCACCGATGCCGTCCACTGGGCCATGCATGCCAGCGGCGTAAACGCTGCTGCAGAGCCGTCGGTGATAGACGCCGTCACCGCTTGGACAGCATCCGCAGCAGAAATCGATCGCTGTGTCGTCCGCGATCAACTATCCGCGTGTCGACCATGTCACGTCGCGAAGTGGATCGCCAAGGCAGTGGTATTCAGCGGCGGCAGCATCGCCCCCGAAGGGCAACCGATCATTGTTCCGCCGAAACACCTTTGCGGCATCGCGATCTTGACCGCACACCGCTGGGCTCTGGCAGCAGCCACGGACCGAACCGCCGCGATCAACCAGTGGTTGGATTTGGGCACATCGGCGATCCAACGATTGCATACCGACGAAACCGCCCCGACCATCCCAGGAGATCGCTGA